A portion of the Citrobacter rodentium NBRC 105723 = DSM 16636 genome contains these proteins:
- the pheM gene encoding pheST operon leader peptide PheM has product MNAAIFRFFFYFST; this is encoded by the coding sequence ATGAATGCTGCTATTTTCCGCTTCTTCTTTTACTTTAGCACCTGA
- the rplT gene encoding 50S ribosomal protein L20: MARVKRGVIARARHKKILKQAKGYYGARSRVYRVAFQAVIKAGQYAYRDRRQRKRQFRQLWIARINAAARQNGISYSKFINGLKKASVEIDRKILADIAVFDKVAFTALVEKAKAALA; the protein is encoded by the coding sequence ATGGCTCGCGTAAAACGTGGTGTAATCGCACGTGCACGTCACAAGAAAATTTTGAAACAAGCTAAAGGCTACTACGGTGCGCGTTCTCGCGTATACCGCGTTGCCTTCCAGGCTGTTATCAAAGCAGGTCAGTACGCTTATCGTGACCGTCGTCAGCGTAAGCGTCAGTTCCGTCAACTGTGGATTGCGCGTATCAACGCGGCAGCACGTCAGAATGGTATTTCTTACAGCAAATTCATCAACGGCCTGAAAAAAGCCTCTGTTGAAATCGACCGTAAGATCCTGGCTGACATCGCCGTATTCGACAAAGTAGCGTTCACCGCTCTGGTTGAAAAAGCGAAAGCAGCACTGGCTTAA